The Prunus dulcis unplaced genomic scaffold, ALMONDv2, whole genome shotgun sequence genome has a segment encoding these proteins:
- the LOC117613355 gene encoding uncharacterized protein LOC117613355, with protein MLRCAFCDQRCNGGISRLKHHLGQTHHGMQPCKKVPEHVKKECAATLKNLQLEKRKKNEMLREIGDGPGGGALSMETLLDEEYGIPGTRSAAVDEALRAQSKSKGPMDRFVTSEARQSTLNSTYKQEERKEVCRKIGRFFFSRALPFNIVNDPFWLPMVEGIAAYGVGFKPPSMHELRTWILKEEVGDINTMMEEHKKAWAEYGCTIMSDGWTDGKNRVLINFLVNSPAGTWFLKSIDASDSIKNGTLLFKYLDDVVKEVGEEHVIQVITDNASNYKNAGVKLMEKRKKLWWTPCAAHCIDLMLEDISKMKVFEDTIRLAKQVVKFIYGHTWVLALMRSFTKNKEIIRPAITRFATSYLTLQSIYKQKQPLQAMFSSGEWHNGPFVQQHEGIRAHSTILYDVNFWSHVAFCIKSVIPLVSVLREVDSEERPAMGFIYELMDVAKEKIAFNCGKVERKYKPIWRRIDERWGPQLHQPLHAAGYYLNPQLRYEETFSNADEVRKGLEDCMTRMLSFEDRMASDIQLDLYDEAKGEFGSRLAVNSRKLRTPANWWKRFGRDTPELTKFAIRVLSLTCSASGCERNWSTFEQIHTKKRNRLEHQKLNALVYVKYNTALRERSIRRRSKIDPILVNEIESDDEWIAEVEEPILPTDLTWLNSQELYDVDVIRNMPTEPYETDLHARVPISVEPIGDPRTQERGNIHVRTQEPIVHSRTQEPIVHSRTQDPMIDDDLILDDDVLLSSLASKKRKDGETSSKRKVKSKSIRVMLMDEDDEIDKDPSTFDSGKYPFHIDTVDQYDSDASLNDISVEEWDE; from the exons ATGTTGAGATGCGCATTTTGTGATCAAAGATGCAATGGAGGAATTTCTAGACTTAAGCATCATTTAGGTCAAACTCATCATGGTATGCAACCATGTAAGAAAGTTCCTGAACATGTGAAAAAAGAGTGTGCCGCAACTTTGAAAAATCTTCAgcttgaaaaaagaaagaaaaatgaaatgctTAGAGAGATCGGGGATGGTCCAGGAGGAGGGGCTCTGAGTATGGAAACTTTATTGGATGAAGAATATGGAATCCCTGGTACTAGGAGTGCTGCAGTTGATGAGGCTCTTAGAGCACAATCTAAATCAAAAGGACCAATGGATAGATTTGTCACTTCAGAAGCTCGGCAAAGTACATTGAATTCAACatacaaacaagaagaaagaaaggaagtttGTCGAAAGATTGGTCGTTTTTTCTTCTCTAGAGCACTCCCAtttaatattgtaaatgatCCATTTTGGCTACCTATGGTGGAAGGGATTGCCGCATACGGTGTAGGATTTAAGCCTCCATCAATGCATGAGTTGAGGACATGGATCCTTAAGGAAGAAGTTGGCGACATTAATACAATGATGGAAGAACATAAGAAAGCTTGGGCAGAGTATGGATGTACTATTATGTCTGATGGTTGGACTGATGGTAAAAATAGAGTACTAATAAACTTTCTTGTGAATAGCCCAGCAGGTACTTGGTTTTTGAAATCTATTGATGCATCTGATTCCATAAAAAATGGAACGTTATTGTTCAAATATTTAGATGATGTTGTCAAAGAAGTTGGAGAGGAGCATGTCATTCAAGTAATAACAGATAATGCTTCCAATTATAAGAATGCTGGAGTGAAACTTatggagaagaggaagaagttATGGTGGACTCCATGTGCTGCCCACTGCATTGATTTGATGTTAGAAGATATTAGCAAAATGAAAGTTTTTGAAGATACAATTAGACTAGCCAAGCAAGTAGTGAAGTTTATTTATGGGCATACATGGGTTCTTGCTTTAATGAGATCTTTCAcgaaaaacaaagagataaTTCGCCCTGCAATCACACGGTTTGCAACTTCTTATCTTACTCTTCAAAGCATCTATAAGCAAAAACAACCTCTTCAGGCAATGTTTTCTTCTGGAGAATGGCACAATGGACCATTTGTCCAACAACATGAAGGTATTAGGGCTCACTCAACAATACTATATGATGTTAATTTTTGGTCCCATGTTGCTTTTTGCATCAAAAGTGTTATTCCATTAGTATCGGTTTTGAGAGAAGTTGATTCAGAGGAGAGACCTGCTATGGGATTTATTTATGAGTTAATGGATGttgcaaaagagaaaattgcTTTTAATTGCGGAAAAGTTGAAAGAAAGTATAAACccatttggagaagaatagaCGAAAGATGGGGCCCACAACTTCATCAACCTTTACATGCTGCTGGTTATTATTTGAACCCTCAATTGCgttatgaagaaaccttttcTAATGCTGATGAAGTGAGGAAGGGATTGGAAGATTGCATGACTAGGATGTTGTCTTTTGAGGATCGTATGGCTTCTGATATCCAGTTGGACTTGTATGATGAGGCAAAAGGAGAGTTTGGAAGTCGTCTTGCTGTGAATTCAAGGAAACTACGAACTCCAG caAATTGGTGGAAGCGTTTTGGAAGGGACACACCTGAGTTGACGAAGTTTGCTATTCGGGTCCTTAGCCTTACTTGTAGTGCATCTGGGTGTGAGAGGAATTGGAGCACATTTGAGCAG ATTcatacaaagaaaagaaacagacTTGAACATCAAAAGCTCAATGCTCTAGTATATGTGAAGTATAATACGGCACTAAGAGAGAGAAGTATTAGAAGGAGGTCAAAGATTGATCCAATATTGGTGAATGAAATTGAGTCCGATGATGAATGGATAGCTGAGGTTGAAGAACCAATTCTACCAACTGATCTTACTTGGCTTAATTCTCAAGAATTATATGATGTTGATGTCATCAGAAATATGCCCACTGAACCTTATGAAACTGATCTACATGCTCGAGTGCCTATTTCTGTAGAGCCTATTGGTGATCCTAGGACTCAAGAGCGAGGGAATATTCATGTTAGGACTCAAGAGCCTATTGTCCATTCTAGAACTCAAGAGCCTATTGTCCATTCTAGAACTCAGGATCCTATGATTGATGATGATCTTAttcttgatgatgatgttCTTCTTTCCTCGTTAGcttcaaaaaagagaaaagatggTGAAACCTCAAGTAAGAGGAAAGTCAAAAGCAAGTCCATAAGAGTGATGCTTatggatgaagatgatgagatAGATAAAGATCCTTCAACATTTGATAGTGGGAAATATCCTTTTCATATTGATACAGTTGATCAATATGATAGTGATGCTAGTTTGAATGATATTAGTGTTGAGGAGTGGGATGAGtga